The following are encoded together in the Ooceraea biroi isolate clonal line C1 chromosome 2, Obir_v5.4, whole genome shotgun sequence genome:
- the LOC105284014 gene encoding odorant receptor 4-like has translation MCVETRISMSCIDTQFLYIHRISLVTLGLWPYDRTMLVQLQSCVFSLTTISFIIFQLTTFLTTEWTIDFIAEILSTSLFLLLSAIFYNSFWINTHIVKHMLENFQYMCSELKDKNEIAIIKRYGYIVKCIAIGLILLTMWGLFFFTLLPILPRIFGIFFLVNKSETYCTMYITTEYFVDEEKYFYFILLHLYAAHYIALGTLLGIGIMSTGYFTYFCGLFEIASYRIEQAMRINSDKVTNRKDKRKIDKKISHAVDIHRAVVELTEFFIHNLEGTYILTMAIILICLSLNLFGIFHAVSFVFSMENFLLHCGCTLVILTASFGGNYAGQKITDHYNYIFSSAYNVRWYVAPVCVQRLILFLLQKGTKPYRMKFGGLYTTSLENFASLSTVSISYFTVIYSIQK, from the exons ATGTGTGTGGAAACTCGAATAAGTATGTCCTGTATTGATACTCAATTTCTTTACATTCATCGAATTTCTCTAGTCACACTTGGGTTGTGGCCTTACGATCGAACAATGCTTGTTCAACTTCAGTCTTGTGTGTTTTCTCTTACTACGAttagctttattatatttcag CTTACAACATTTCTAACTACAGAATGGACTATTGACTTCATCGCTGAAATTCTTTCTACatcactttttcttcttttgtctgcaattttttataattctttttggaTTAACACGCATATT GTGAAACATATGTTGGAAAATTTTCAGTACATGTGTAGCGAGTTAAAGGAcaaaaacgaaattgctataataaaacgatatggatacattgtaaaatgtattgCAATTGGATTAATAt TGTTGACGATGTGGggtttatttttcttcactCTTTTGCCAATTCTGCCGCGGATTTTCGGCATCTTTTTCCTTGTAAATAAATCCGAGACATATTGCACTATGTATATCACAACTGAATATTTCGtcgatgaagaaaaatatttttattttattttgctgcaTCTGTACGCAGCCCATTACATAGCACTAGGTACATTATTAGGAATAGGAATAATGAGCACAGGatactttacatatttttgtggATTATTCGAGATTGCTAG TTACCGTATCGAACAGGCAATGCGGATAAATAGTGACAAAGTAACTAATCGGAAGGACAAGAGAAAGATCGACAAGAAGATAAGTCATGCAGTGGACATTCATCGCGCAGTTGTTGA gTTAACTGAAttctttatacataatttgGAGGGAACATACATTCTTACAATGGCGATTATTCTAATTTGTTTGAGTCTTAATCTGTTTGGA atcTTTCACGCCGTTAGTTTTGTATTTAGTAtggaaaattttctattacacTGTGGTTGTACGCTTGTCATTTTAACAGCTTCATTTGGAGGCAACTATGCCGGTCAAAAAATTACAGATcactataattacatattttcatccgc ATATAACGTTCGATGGTACGTTGCACCTGTATGCGTgcaaagattaatattgtttctgTTGCAAAAAGGCACTAAGCCTTATAGAATGAAATTCGGTGGTCTTTATACAACATCTTTAGAAAACTTTGCCTCG
- the LOC105284013 gene encoding odorant receptor 4-like isoform X2 gives MYVEARTRVTCIDSQFLYLLRISLVAVGLWPYHRTMLVQFQSCVFSLTTISFIIFQLTTLLTKNSTEWTIDFIVEILSKSLFLFLCVIPYNFIWINSHCVTHILENLQYVCSELKDENEGAIIKRYGHIAKCVAIGLTLLAICILIIFTVLPILPRIFDIFFLVNTSESYRNIYITTEYFVDKEKYFYFILLHMYAAHYIALGTLIGAGILWTGYCIYFCGLFAIASYRIEQAMRINNSDEITNRKDKRKIDKKISHAVDIHRAAVELTEFFIYNLEETCILLMAIILICLSLNLFGIVHAINFVFSMENFLLHCGFTLTTLTASLGGHYAGQEITDHYNYIFSSAYNIRWYVAPVRVQRLILFLLQKGTKPYRMKFGGLYITSLENFASVLTASISYFTVIYSIQK, from the exons ATGTATGTGGAAGCTCGAACAAGAGTGACCTGTATTGATAGTCAGTTTCTTTATCTTCTTCGAATTTCTCTGGTCGCAGTTGGATTATGGCCTTATCATCGAACAATGCTTGTTCAATTTCAGTCTTGTGTGTTTTCTCTTACTACGAttagctttattatatttcag CTTACAACACTTCTAACTAAGAATTCTACAGAATGGACTATTGACTTTATCGTAGAAATACTTTCTAAatcactttttctttttttgtgcgTAATTccatacaattttatttggaTTAACTCACATTGT GTGACGCATATATTGGAAAATCTTCAGTATGTCTGTAGCGAGTTAAAGGATGAAAACGAAGGtgctataataaaaagatatggacATATTGCAAAATGTGTTGCAATTGGATTAACAT TGTTGGCGATATGTATCTTAATCATCTTTACTGTCTTGCCAATTCTGCCGCGGATTTTCGACATCTTTTTCCTCGTAAATACTTCCGAATCATAtcgcaatatatatatcacaactgaatattttgtcgataaagaaaaatatttttattttattttgctgcaTATGTACGCAGCCCATTACATAGCACTAGGTACATTAATAGGGGCAGGTATATTGTGGACAGGATActgcatatatttttgtggATTATTTGCGATTGCTAG TTACCGCATCGAACAGGCAatgcgaataaataatagtgaCGAAATAACTAATCGAAAGGACAAGAGAAAGATCGACAAGAAGATAAGTCATGCGGTGGACATTCATCGCGCAGCTGTTGA gTTGACtgaattctttatatataacttGGAGGAaacatgcattcttctaatGGCGATTATTCTAATTTGTTTGAGTCTTAATCTGTTTGGA atcGTTCACgccattaattttgtatttagtatggaaaattttctattacacTGTGGTTTTACGCTTACCACTTTAACAGCTTCATTAGGAGGCCACTATGCCGGGCAAGAAATTACAGATcactataattacatattttcatccgc ATATAACATTCGATGGTACGTTGCACCTGTACGCGTgcaaagattaatattgtttctgTTGCAAAAAGGCACTAAGCCTTATAGAATGAAATTCGGTGGTCTTTATATAACATCTTTAGAAAACTTTGCCTCG GTATTAACTGCATCAATAtcgtattttactgttatatattctatacaaaaatga
- the LOC105284013 gene encoding uncharacterized protein LOC105284013 isoform X1, translated as MYVEARTRVTCIDSQFLYLLRISLVAVGLWPYHRTMLVQFQSCVFSLTTISFIIFQLTTLLTKNSTEWTIDFIVEILSKSLFLFLCVIPYNFIWINSHCVTHILENLQYVCSELKDENEGAIIKRYGHIAKCVAIGLTLLAICILIIFTVLPILPRIFDIFFLVNTSESYRNIYITTEYFVDKEKYFYFILLHMYAAHYIALGTLIGAGILWTGYCIYFCGLFAIASYRIEQAMRINNSDEITNRKDKRKIDKKISHAVDIHRAAVELTEFFIYNLEETCILLMAIILICLSLNLFGIVHAINFVFSMENFLLHCGFTLTTLTASLGGHYAGQEITDHYNYIFSSAYNIRWYVAPVRVQRLILFLLQKGTKPYRMKFGGLYITSLENFASVNLLYIMYQYVYIVYIIQYIYIYPEN; from the exons ATGTATGTGGAAGCTCGAACAAGAGTGACCTGTATTGATAGTCAGTTTCTTTATCTTCTTCGAATTTCTCTGGTCGCAGTTGGATTATGGCCTTATCATCGAACAATGCTTGTTCAATTTCAGTCTTGTGTGTTTTCTCTTACTACGAttagctttattatatttcag CTTACAACACTTCTAACTAAGAATTCTACAGAATGGACTATTGACTTTATCGTAGAAATACTTTCTAAatcactttttctttttttgtgcgTAATTccatacaattttatttggaTTAACTCACATTGT GTGACGCATATATTGGAAAATCTTCAGTATGTCTGTAGCGAGTTAAAGGATGAAAACGAAGGtgctataataaaaagatatggacATATTGCAAAATGTGTTGCAATTGGATTAACAT TGTTGGCGATATGTATCTTAATCATCTTTACTGTCTTGCCAATTCTGCCGCGGATTTTCGACATCTTTTTCCTCGTAAATACTTCCGAATCATAtcgcaatatatatatcacaactgaatattttgtcgataaagaaaaatatttttattttattttgctgcaTATGTACGCAGCCCATTACATAGCACTAGGTACATTAATAGGGGCAGGTATATTGTGGACAGGATActgcatatatttttgtggATTATTTGCGATTGCTAG TTACCGCATCGAACAGGCAatgcgaataaataatagtgaCGAAATAACTAATCGAAAGGACAAGAGAAAGATCGACAAGAAGATAAGTCATGCGGTGGACATTCATCGCGCAGCTGTTGA gTTGACtgaattctttatatataacttGGAGGAaacatgcattcttctaatGGCGATTATTCTAATTTGTTTGAGTCTTAATCTGTTTGGA atcGTTCACgccattaattttgtatttagtatggaaaattttctattacacTGTGGTTTTACGCTTACCACTTTAACAGCTTCATTAGGAGGCCACTATGCCGGGCAAGAAATTACAGATcactataattacatattttcatccgc ATATAACATTCGATGGTACGTTGCACCTGTACGCGTgcaaagattaatattgtttctgTTGCAAAAAGGCACTAAGCCTTATAGAATGAAATTCGGTGGTCTTTATATAACATCTTTAGAAAACTTTGCCTCGGTAAACCTACTATACATTATGtatcaatatgtatatatagtatacattatacagtatatatatatatatcctgaAAACTAA